The following are from one region of the Sandaracinus amylolyticus genome:
- a CDS encoding OmpA family protein translates to MRSIALAVSLLASLIACGGPPPAAAETTPARTAASVARAAAPSREGQRSLAEGTGCALSPVYFEYDSNTIDARGRESLVQDARCLRGRPSDAVMLTGGADERGTEEYNFALGDRRARAVQGYLVGVGVEAERLRVRSVGEEWASGRDEAGMAHDRRVEPATPASAR, encoded by the coding sequence ATGCGCTCGATCGCTCTCGCCGTCTCGTTGCTCGCTTCGCTGATCGCGTGTGGAGGCCCGCCGCCCGCCGCCGCAGAGACCACGCCCGCCCGCACCGCCGCGTCCGTCGCTCGCGCGGCTGCACCGTCGCGCGAAGGCCAGCGATCGCTCGCGGAGGGCACCGGCTGTGCGCTCTCCCCGGTCTACTTCGAGTACGACTCGAACACGATCGACGCGCGGGGGCGCGAGTCGCTGGTGCAGGATGCGCGGTGTCTGCGCGGGCGACCGAGCGACGCGGTGATGTTGACCGGGGGCGCCGACGAGCGGGGCACCGAGGAGTACAACTTCGCGCTCGGCGATCGCCGCGCCCGCGCGGTGCAGGGCTACCTCGTCGGCGTGGGCGTCGAGGCGGAGCGCCTCCGGGTGCGCAGCGTCGGCGAGGAGTGGGCGAGCGGGCGCGACGAGGCGGGGATGGCCCACGATCGCCGGGTCGAGCCGGCGACGCCGGCGAGCGCGCGATGA